One Mercurialis annua linkage group LG3, ddMerAnnu1.2, whole genome shotgun sequence DNA window includes the following coding sequences:
- the LOC126674011 gene encoding methyl-CpG-binding domain-containing protein 9 isoform X3 — translation MELTDSTAIATRSALAIDLNEIPTHSSPPVPVPVPESTPSRPDRAQLDPYSVVRSFYQNPGPASGAAACLSEEESTLACGRCGKPEACKEEEAVICDGCERAFHLACAGVRDEVAEQFGDWICVECVNDGVKSKRWRLGANKSNRILDINASPPKDCDVDSDECSYVRKDALGDSSASGSICDAQVTYSNCMHAGNEFQPFDCKKGSGLMMASGVGYADILHHAQTVDRSLEEKDLDFPLGRLRSSNNTAIRLPSRSTNEILLQGLKEYVSERHGILEEGWHVELKHSMIDYELYAAYSSPDGKTFGSMSEVACYLGLSPSCNAVDTDTRSDASPYLQERSHLFKKRKSKRIPLANCFSEDKQASVNGYHKGLLPNGHQNIEGDAEFGKVTEIYARREENAKPLPSDERLSIQFEDFFIISLGEIDRRPSYHDHQLIWPVGFRSCWHDRVTGSLFICDVLDGGDSGPVFKVRRFSCSAMPLPDVSTILSSKNPDQFAGLNSKELNDVIYDDMDHDNNSSIEMILSYAPPPTEYDILTCLRHTSIGNCSNQTSDILQNSSLDSRCEGLPSCSKRMGDEIGEFSVEARSSSSAWRLVSQKLIDVCFELYKQKGMIKLYCKHVDYETGSVTQDTEEKTGIISFASLAKFCSSPRLIGIPLEYHGEADSLSIALSKWLDQDRFGFDADFVQEIIEQLPGVDACSKYEVLVNRSNHSMSLTVGNGVIMAKIKGGADLGESSRRCKIPRLGKHCQTDDHCRPQGRLLCSKLPDVLVGDLYQVWELLCRFHGTLGLKEPLSLRELEEELINPWFDCIKFSENFRKIIGGQVVNLDKVDGMTGPISSSFQESSKSINEDTSQVLMQVDKGGTFDYSEDRLASVTHSKCFGAALTEVHSSLLSVLIGELQSKVAALVDPNFNSGEVKSRRGRKKDIDSWTPLRRSKLTTLPINELTWPELARRYILAVLSMVGNLESAEITARESGRVFRCLQGDGGMFCGSLVGVAGMEADALLLAEATKQIYGSLSMEKDVLTIEDEETAASNSCGKNNVNDGNIPEWVQLLEPVRKLPTNVGTRIRKCVNNALEKCPPEWAKKRLEHSISKGVYKGNASGPTKKAVISVLEDVLRDGLPQKFHEREKRKITIRVSDIIMKQCRIILRRAAAADGAKVFCTLLGRNVNSCDHDDEGLLGSPAMISRPLDFRTIDLRLAVGAYGGSHESFLEDVLEVVSLIQKFEEFAKLDHLSAETKKDLDNILASTSEIPKAPWDEGICKVCGVDRDDNSVLLCDTCDAEYHTYCLNPPLAKIPEGNWYCPSCVGVHINQEASVRTRITSQASSKRHQGEITRAFFETLMQFAAAMEEKDYWDFGIDERTFLLKFLCDEFLNSALVRQHLEQCVEVTAELQQKLRSLSVEWKNLKSREEFLALRVKDGLVSAVTDQGKSVGPPPDFSAAPSVDSSQHGNEVNGFVENSSENNYEKNPSRDSQTIDPLCNQVQIKDLDAVMDDSNAPSKDTNKPLKQSQLLLSNHLPQLGQRDETLCRDNFQRSMERDSSILIPPPDHSGSSHQSEMNIHIVDNLPSANMTESQAYHTELSTIKDGVFRVQHLIRSIESQLLKQSMRMEFLGWDSRGRMYWASATPGGRPLIKVDGSFTFAQENYRFETASSGTDTSLNLEGSRACFPSLFNPNFAVGVSSAWVSYETDSEIKELIGWLSDSSQKEIELKETIMQWLKPRFREAQQTTDQNEEECQIDWSIIRKNDENTFSNPLVTKATLFLEKKHGACTELDITDMPKKRRKRSGWKNEEKTYRCDCLELIWPSRLHCRSCHRTFFTDVEFEKHNNGRCSSVTHPHEKSEETNGSSKGSGNVKIEVSRKENISKANKIKSSLSELGSRMIKFQNEGIKCPFDLLDICSKFATKDSNKELVQDIGLIGSNGILSFITSISPYLDDSVLMAISPEKDIIILDDECYTDERRVFTQGSRRESNAGIESLSNNCTRKASTQEIDRVVKTNKPSLGRLRQWEEKSSLDNSSFEMGPGHYCVVSEASLRPLVGKVSYILKKLKIDLLDMEAALHEEALRPAKGHVSRRWAWRTHVKFSESIYQMVQATVMLEEMIKTEYLRNEWWYWSSLTAAAKTSTVASLALRIYSLDACIIYEKTFSLGPSENLKPSSMVKQQPLHDLESAEKCKITRTSNKKRKEPEG, via the exons ATGGAACTCACCGATTCAACCGCGATAGCAACTCGCTCTGCTCTCGCAATCGATCTCAATGAAATCCCTACCCATTCATCTCCGCCCGTACCCGTACCCGTACCCGAATCCACACCCTCCCGACCCGACCGGGCTCAACTCGATCCTTATTCCGTAGTCCGTTCCTTCTACCAGAATCCAGGCCCTGCCTCGGGAGCCGCCGCGTGCTTATCGGAGGAAGAGAGCACGCTAGCGTGCGGCCGTTGCGGGAAGCCGGAGGCGTGCAAGGAAGAAGAGGCTGTTATTTGCGACGGCTGTGAGCGAGCGTTTCATTTAGCGTGTGCAGGAGTACGTGATGAGGTGGCAGAGCAGTTCGGGGATTGGATATGTGTAGAGTGCGTTAATGACGGCGTTAAGAGTAAACGGTGGCGTTTAGGTGCTAATAAGAGTAACAGAATTTTGGATATCAACGCTTCTCCTCCTAAGGATTGTGACGTTGATAGTGATGAATGTTCTTATGTCAG GAAGGACGCTTTGGGTGATAGTTCTGCCAGTGGAAGTATATGTGATGCTCAAGTGACATACTCTAACTGCATGCATGCGGGGAATGAATTTCAGCCTTTTGACTGTAAGAAAGGTTCTGGGCTTATGATGGCATCCGGTGTGGGTTATGCAGATATATTGCATCATGCACAGACTGTAGATAGAAGTTTGGAGGAGAAAGATTTAGATTTTCCTTTAGGAAGGCTTAGGAGTAGTAATAATACAGCCATTAGATTACCGTCTCGCAGTACAAATGAGATTCTTCTGCAGGGTCTTAAAGAATACGTTTCTGAAAGGCATGGCATATTAGAGGAAGGTTGGCATGTGGAACTTAAACATTCCATGATTGATTATGAATTATATGCAGCTTATTCTTCTCCAGATGGGAAGACGTTTGGTTCAATGTCTGAGGTTGCTTGTTATCTTGGGCTGTCGCCTAGTTGCAATGCAGTGGACACTGACACTAGAAGTGATGCGTCTCCTTATCTGCAAGAAAGATCACATTTATTCAAAAAGAGAAAGTCGAAAAGAATTCCACTTGCCAATTGTTTTAGTGAAGATAAACAAGCTTCAGTAAATGGCTATCACAAAGGGCTCTTGCCCAATGGTCATCAGAATATAGAAGGTGATGCGGAATTTGGTAAAGTTACAGAAATTTATGCTAGAAGAGAGGAAAATGCCAAGCCTTTGCCATCAGAT GAAAGACTCTCTATTCAGTTtgaagatttttttattatatctttGGGAGAAATTGATAGGAGACCTTCATATCATGATCATCAGCTGATTTGGCCTGTAGGTTTTAGATCTTGTTGGCATGATAGAGTTACTGGATCTCTTTTCATATGTGATGTGTTGGATGGTGGTGATTCTGGACCTGTCTTTAAGGTCAGGAGGTTTTCATGCTCAGCAATGCCTCTTCCTGATGTTTCGACAATCTTATCTAGCAAAAATCCTGACCAGTTTGCTGGACTAAACAGCAAAGAGTTAAATGATGTGATTTATGATGATATGGACCATGACAATAATAGCAGCATTGAGATGATTCTTTCATATGCTCCCCCACCAACAGAATATGATATATTGACTTGCCTTAGGCACACATCAATTGGAAATTGTAGTAATCAGACATCAGACATTTTGCAAAATAGCTCCCTAGATAGCAGGTGTGAAGGCCTTCCATCCTGTAGTAAAAGGATGGGAGACGAGATTGGTGAGTTCTCAGTGGAAGCACGTTCATCTTCTTCTGCATGGAGATTGGTGTCTCAGAAATTAATTGACGTTTGCTTTGAATTATATAAGCAAAAAGGTATGATTAAGTTATACTGTAAACACGTTGATTATGAAACGGGGTCAGTGACTCAGGATACTGAGGAGAAAACAGGCATAATAAGTTTTGCTTCATTGGCCAAGTTTTGTAGTTCCCCCAGGCTGATAGGCATCCCATTGGAATACCATGGCGAGGCTGATAGTTTGTCTATTGCTCTATCAAAATGGTTGGATCAGGACAGATTTGGGTTTGATGCAGATTTTGTGCAAGAAATTATAGAACAGCTCCCTGGTGTTGATGCATGCTCAAAGTATGAAGTCCTAGTCAATAGAAGCAATCACTCTATGTCCTTAACAGTTGGAAATGGAGTCATAATGGCGAAAATTAAAGGTGGAGCAGATTTAGGCGAGTCATCTCGGAGATGCAAAATCCCCAGACTGGGAAAACATTGCCAGACAGATGACCATTGTCGACCTCAAGGGAGGCTACTGTGCTCCAAGCTTCCTGATGTTCTTGTTGGTGATCTATATCAG GTGTGGGAGTTATTATGCCGATTCCATGGAACACTGGGGTTGAAAGAGCCTTTGTCATTAAGGGAATTAGAAGAAGAGCTTATTAATCCATGGTTTGACTGCATAAAATTTTCAGAAAATTTTCGAAAGATCATTGGAGGTCAAGTAGTAAATTTAGACAAAGTTGATGGTATGACAGGACCAATTTCATCTTCATTCCAAGAATCATCTAAGAGCATCAATGAGGATACTTCACAGGTGTTAATGCAGGTGGATAAAGGAGGGACATTTGATTATTCTGAAGATAGACTTGCATCTGTTACTCACAGCAAATGTTTTGGTGCAGCATTGACAGAGGTTCACAGTTCACTCCTATCTGTGCTGATAGGTGAGCTACAATCCAAAGTTGCTGCACTTGTTGATCCAAATTTCAATTCTGGAGAAGTAAAATCTAGGCGTGGAAGGAAGAAAGACATTGATAGCTGGACTCCATTGAGAAGAAGTAAGCTTACTACTCTCCCCATTAATGAACTGACTTGGCCAGAATTAGCTCGGAGATATATCTTGGCTGTCTTATCAATGGTTGGTAATCTCGAATCAGCTGAGATTACTGCTCGTGAAAGTGGTAGAGTGTTTCGCTGCTTACAAGGTGACGGCGGAATGTTTTGTGGCTCACTTGTTGGCGTTGCAGGAATGGAGGCAGATGCACTT CTGCTTGCGGAGGCTACAAAGCAAATTTATGGTTCATTGAGCATGGAAAAGGATGTTCTTACCATTGAGGATGAAGAGACTGCTGCTAGTAATTCTTGTGGAAAGAACAATGTGAATGATGGTAATATACCGGAGTGGGTACAACTGCTAGAACCTGTTAGAAAGCTACCAACCAATGTTGGGACCAGAATTAGAAAGTGCGTCAATAATGCATTGGAGAAATGTCCTCCAGAATGGGCGAAGAAGAGGTTGGAACATTCAATCAGTAAGGGTGTCTACAAGGGCAATGCATCCGGTCCTACTAAG AAAGCTGTTATTTCAGTTCTCGAGGATGTTCTGCGTGATGGATTGCCTCAGAAATTTcatgagagagaaaaaagaaagattACTATTCGTGTATCTGACATCATAATGAAACAGTGTCGCATCATACTGCGTCGTGCTGCTGCTGCTGATGGTGCAAAAGTTTTCTGTACGTTGTTGGGAAGAAATGTAAATTCTTGCGATCATGATGATGAGGGGCTTCTTGGATCTCCAGCCATGATATCTCGCCCTCTAGATTTTAGGACTATTGATTTGAGATTGGCAGTAGGAGCTTATGGTGGATCACATGAATCTTTCCTTGAGGACGTTCTAGAG GTGGTCAGTCTAATTCagaaatttgaagaatttgcAAAATTGGATCACTTGAGTGCAGAAACAAAGAAGGATTTAGATAATATTCTTGCATCAACAAGTGAGATTCCAAAAGCTCCTTGGGATGAAGGTATCTGCAAAGTGTGTGGTGTTGACAGGGATGATAATAGTGTTCTTCTATGTGATACATGTGATGCTGAATATCATACTTATTGCTTGAATCCTCCACTTGCAAAGATTCCTGAAGGAAATTGGTATTGTCCTTCTTGTGTTGGTGTACATATCAATCAAGAGGCATCAGTAAGGACTCGGATCACTAGCCAAGCCAGCAGTAAAAGGCATCAGGGAGAAATTACTCGTGCTTTCTTTGAGACACTTATGCAGTTTGCAGCTGCAATGGAAGAAAAAGATTATTGGGATTTTGGCATAGATGAG CGAACCTTTCTTCTTAAGTTTCTTTGTGATGAATTTCTTAACTCAGCTCTTGTTCGTCAGCACCTCGAGCAGTGTGTGGAAGTCACGGCTGAATTGCAGCAGAAATTGCGGTCATTATCTGTGGAATGGAAAAATCTCAAGTCCAGGGAAGAGTTTCTGGCTTTGAGAGTTAAGGATGGACTTGTTTCTGCAGTCACGGACCAGGGCAAGTCTGTTGGACCGCCACCTGATTTTAGTGCTGCACCATCAGTAGATAGTAGTCAACATGGAAATGAGGTTAATGGCTTTGTTGAAAACTCTTCTGAAAATAACTATGAGAAAAACCCTAGTCGGGATAGCCAAACCATCGATCCTCTTTGTAATCAAGTTCAAATTAAAGATCTTGATGCTGTCATGGATGACAGTAATGCACCTTCTAAAGATACCAATAAACCCCTAAAACAAAGTCAGTTGCTTTTATCAAATCACTTGCCACAACTAGGTCAAAGGGACGAGACTCTCTGCCGGGATAATTTTCAAAGATCTATGGAAAGAGATTCTTCAATTCTTATACCACCTCCAGATCATTCAGGATCTTCTCACCAATCAGAGATGAACATTCATATTGTTGATAATCTTCCCTCTGCTAATATGACCGAGTCGCAAGCATACCATACTGAGCTGAGCACAATTAAGGATGGTGTTTTCCGTGTGCAGCATTTGATTCGCAGCATAGAATCACAGCTATTGAAACAATCTATGAGGATGGAGTTCTTGGGTTGGGATTCCAGAGGTCGTATGTACTGGGCTTCGGCAACACCTGGTGGGCGTCCTCTGATTAAAGTCGATGGGAGTTTCACATTTGCACAGGAGAATTATAGGTTTGAGACTGCTTCATCTGGAACAGACACCTCTTTGAATTTGGAGGGCTCAAGAGCTTGTTTTCCATCCCTGTTTAATCCTAACTTTGCTGTTGGTGTGAGTTCAGCATGGGTTTCTTATGAAACTGATTCAGAGATTAAAGAGCTTATTGGCTGGTTATCAGATAGCAGCCAGAAGGAAATTGAGCTGAAAGAAACAATTATGCAATGGTTAAAGCCAAGATTTCGAGAGGCTCAACAAACCACAGACCAGAATGAAGAAGAATGCCAAATAGATTGGTCAATAATCAGGAAGAATGATGAAAATACATTTTCTAATCCTCTTGTTACCAAGGCCACGTTGTTTCTGGAGAAGAAGCATGGTGCCTGTACTGAGTTAGACATCACTGACATGCCAAAAAAGCGAAGAAAGAGGTCTGGATGGAAAAATGAAGAGAAAACATACCGGTGTGATTGCTTGGAGCTTATCTGGCCATCGAGACTCCATTGCCGCTCTTGCCATAGAACTTTTTTCACTGATGTTGAATTTGAGAAGCATAACAATGGTAGGTGCAGTTCAGTTACACATCCCCACGAGAAAAGTGAAGAGACTAATGGTTCCTCAAAAGGGAGTGGAAATGTCAAAATTGAAGTTTCTCGAAAAGAGAACATCAGCAAAGCAAACAAGATTAAAAGCAGTCTATCAGAACTTGGCTCAAGGatgattaaatttcaaaatgaagggATTAAATGCCCGTTCGACCTATTAGACATCTGTTCCAAGTTTGCAACTAAAGATTCCAACAAAGAATTAGTGCAGGATATTGGTCTTATTGGTTCGAATGGGATTCTCTCATTTATCACATCTATCTCTCCTTACCTCGATGATTCTGTGTTAATGGCGATATCTCCTGAGAAGGATATCATAATTCTAGATGATGAGTGCTATACTGATGAAAGGCGCGTGTTTACACAAGGCAGTAGGAGGGAAAGCAATGCAGGTATTGAGAGCTTATCCAACAATTGTACCAGGAAAGCTTCTACACAGGAAATTGACAGAGTAGTAAAAACCAATAAGCCATCTCTAGGACGTTTGCGACAATGGGAGGAAAAGTCCTCTTTAGACAATAGTTCATTTGAAATGGGACCTGGTCACTACTGTGTTGTCTCAGAGGCTTCTTTAAGGCCATTAGTTGGTAAAGTTTCATAtatcctaaaaaaattaaagatcgaTTTGCTTGACATGGAAGCTGCACTTCATGAAGAAGCCCTGAGACCAGCAAAGGGACATGTGAGTAGGAGATGGGCCTGGCGTACACATGTTAAATTTTCAGAGTCCATATATCAG ATGGTCCAAGCAACAGTTATGTTGGAGGAGATGATTAAGACAGAGTATTTGCGGAATGAGTGGTGGTACTGGTCATCTCTTACTGCTGCTGCCAAAACGTCCACGGTTGCATCCCTTGCTCTACGTATATACTCCCTTGATGCTTGCATTATTTATGAGAAGACCTTCAGTCTAGGTCCAAGTGAAAATTTGAAGCCTAGCAGCATGGTAAAACAGCAGCCATTGCATGACTTAGAGTCTGCAGAAAAGTGCAAGATAACAAGGACATCTAACAAGAAAAGGAAAGAACCTGAAGGGTAA